A region from the Azospirillum thermophilum genome encodes:
- a CDS encoding protein phosphatase CheZ codes for MTKPYMAELQKARKAGNPYKPALAEGGAPGAAAGAVVAALPVQPVVADNSEVLKAIGDLGAKLDRFLTMDAAQIDHIQVEIADISGRIKATKVEMAAIRHPLAGDDKFQQASQELNAVVSATEAATNTIMACAEEMEEIVQELRSSLPEGYHSDRVNDMVDVIVRIYEACNFQDLTGQRITKVVRALSFIEERVDAMMGLWNKREFEAMPLPPEVTKKDEELDLHGPANVTDSGNISQADIDALFG; via the coding sequence ATGACCAAGCCCTACATGGCCGAGCTTCAGAAGGCCCGCAAGGCTGGCAACCCCTACAAGCCCGCCCTGGCGGAGGGTGGCGCGCCGGGGGCCGCCGCCGGGGCGGTCGTCGCCGCCCTGCCGGTGCAGCCGGTCGTCGCCGACAACAGCGAGGTGCTGAAGGCGATCGGCGACCTCGGGGCCAAGCTCGACCGTTTCCTGACGATGGACGCGGCGCAGATCGACCACATCCAGGTGGAGATCGCCGACATCTCCGGCCGGATCAAGGCGACCAAGGTGGAGATGGCGGCCATCCGCCATCCGCTGGCCGGCGACGACAAGTTCCAGCAGGCCAGCCAGGAGCTGAACGCCGTCGTCTCCGCGACGGAGGCCGCGACCAACACCATCATGGCCTGCGCCGAGGAGATGGAGGAGATCGTCCAGGAGCTGCGCTCGTCGCTGCCGGAGGGCTACCACTCCGACCGGGTCAACGACATGGTGGACGTCATCGTCCGCATCTACGAGGCCTGCAACTTCCAGGACCTGACCGGCCAGCGCATCACCAAGGTGGTCCGTGCCCTCAGCTTCATCGAGGAGCGGGTGGACGCCATGATGGGCCTGTGGAACAAGCGCGAGTTCGAGGCGATGCCGCTGCCGCCCGAGGTCACCAAGAAGGACGAGGAACTCGACCTGCACGGCCCGGCCAACGTCACCGACAGCGGCAACATCAGCCAGGCCGACATCGACGCCCTGTTCGGCTGA
- a CDS encoding protein phosphatase CheZ codes for MTNIFTACSFQDLTGQRTSKVVNALRYIEQRVIAMISIWGEEGLAGIAVADEQTDHRPDAHLLNGPQLDGHGVSQADVDSMFSSDPVPAAPAPAPEPAAPVQASQADIDSLFDSPAPAPAPAPAAPAMASQADIDSLFDSPAPAAPAPAPEPPAPEPPAKKPVPKPPSAAAKPIPKPAAKAAKSPPPPAAEEPPAPLDQAAIDALFG; via the coding sequence GTGACGAACATCTTCACCGCCTGCTCGTTCCAGGACCTGACCGGCCAGCGCACCAGCAAGGTGGTCAACGCGCTCCGCTACATCGAGCAGCGCGTCATCGCCATGATCAGCATCTGGGGCGAGGAGGGGCTGGCCGGCATCGCCGTCGCCGACGAGCAGACCGACCACCGCCCGGACGCGCATCTGCTGAACGGTCCCCAGCTCGACGGGCACGGCGTCAGCCAGGCCGACGTCGACAGCATGTTCTCCAGCGATCCGGTCCCGGCGGCGCCCGCCCCGGCTCCGGAACCGGCGGCGCCGGTCCAGGCGAGCCAGGCCGACATCGACAGCCTGTTCGACAGCCCGGCCCCGGCCCCGGCTCCTGCGCCCGCCGCCCCGGCGATGGCGAGCCAGGCGGACATCGACAGCCTGTTCGACAGCCCGGCTCCGGCCGCTCCTGCGCCGGCCCCCGAGCCGCCGGCCCCCGAACCGCCGGCCAAGAAGCCGGTGCCGAAGCCGCCCTCGGCGGCGGCGAAGCCGATCCCCAAGCCGGCGGCCAAGGCGGCCAAGAGCCCGCCGCCGCCCGCCGCGGAGGAGCCGCCGGCTCCGCTCGACCAGGCAGCCATCGACGCGCTGTTCGGCTGA
- a CDS encoding chemotaxis response regulator CheY translates to MKILVVDDYATMRRIVRNLLTQIGYTDIDEAGDGVSALQKLRESKFGLIISDWNMEPMTGLQLLKEIRADAKLASTPFIMVTAESKTENVIAAKQAGVNNYIVKPFNADTLKQKIQAVIGG, encoded by the coding sequence ATGAAGATCCTCGTCGTCGATGATTACGCCACCATGCGGCGCATCGTGCGAAACCTGTTGACCCAGATCGGCTACACCGACATCGACGAGGCCGGCGACGGGGTCTCGGCGCTGCAGAAGCTGCGCGAGAGCAAGTTCGGTCTGATCATTTCCGACTGGAACATGGAGCCGATGACCGGCCTCCAGCTCCTGAAGGAGATCCGCGCCGACGCCAAGCTCGCCTCGACGCCGTTCATCATGGTCACCGCCGAGAGCAAGACCGAGAACGTGATCGCGGCCAAGCAGGCCGGCGTCAACAACTACATCGTCAAGCCGTTCAACGCCGATACGCTGAAGCAGAAGATTCAGGCGGTCATCGGCGGCTGA
- a CDS encoding aminopeptidase P family protein: MAAAAPAEPLDLAGRVAALRAALKRRELDGFLVPRGDEHQGEYVPPRAQRLAWVTGFTGSAGIAAVLAERAAIFVDGRYTIQVRAEVPADLFEYRHLTEDPLADWLVEALPEGARLGYDPWLHTIGWVEKTRAQLERAGIGLIACLDNPVDSVWRTQPPPPLSPVVPHATEFAGATSADKRARLSDELKRRTLAAAVLTQPDSIAWLLNLRGADVPCTPLPLSFAILGEDGGVELFLDERKLAPATAAHLGNQVRVMPLESFGPALDAVGKGGRRVLADPSCTSAWIFDRLHLAGARIERDTDPCALPKACKNAAELAGTRAAHARDGAALVRFLHWLSREAPKGGLTEIGAAEALLASRRQGRHFRGLSFDTIAGSGPNGAIVHYRVTPATDRRLEPGSLFLLDSGAQYLDGTTDVTRTIAIGTPTAEMRDRFTRVLKGHIAIATARFPQGTTGSQIDVLARLPLWMAGLDYDHGTGHGVGSFLSVHEGPQRISKIANTVALQPGMILSNEPGYYKAGAYGIRIENLIVVRPLEELGVELPDAERPMLGFEELTLVPIDRSLIDRALLGAEEAAWIDRYHARVRDSLAPVLDAADAAWLERATAPLDSAP; this comes from the coding sequence ATGGCCGCCGCGGCGCCTGCCGAACCGCTCGACCTCGCCGGCCGCGTCGCCGCCCTGCGCGCGGCGCTGAAGCGGCGGGAGCTGGACGGCTTCCTCGTCCCGCGCGGCGACGAGCACCAGGGCGAATATGTCCCGCCGCGCGCCCAGCGGCTCGCCTGGGTCACCGGCTTCACCGGGTCTGCCGGCATCGCCGCGGTCCTGGCCGAGCGGGCGGCGATCTTCGTCGACGGCCGCTACACCATCCAGGTGCGGGCCGAGGTGCCGGCCGACCTCTTCGAATACCGGCACCTGACCGAGGACCCGCTGGCCGACTGGCTGGTCGAGGCGCTGCCGGAGGGGGCTCGGCTCGGCTATGATCCGTGGCTGCACACCATCGGCTGGGTGGAGAAGACCCGCGCCCAGCTAGAACGCGCCGGGATCGGCCTGATCGCCTGCCTCGACAACCCGGTCGATTCGGTCTGGCGGACCCAGCCGCCGCCGCCGCTGTCCCCGGTGGTGCCGCACGCGACGGAGTTCGCCGGCGCCACCTCGGCCGACAAGCGCGCCCGCCTGTCCGACGAGCTGAAGCGCCGCACTCTGGCCGCCGCCGTGCTGACCCAGCCCGACAGCATCGCCTGGCTGCTGAACCTGCGCGGGGCCGACGTTCCCTGCACGCCGCTGCCGCTCTCCTTCGCCATCCTCGGCGAGGACGGCGGGGTGGAGCTGTTCCTCGACGAGCGCAAGCTGGCCCCCGCCACCGCCGCCCATCTCGGCAACCAGGTGCGGGTGATGCCGCTGGAATCCTTCGGGCCGGCGCTGGACGCGGTGGGGAAGGGCGGCCGGCGGGTGCTGGCCGATCCCTCCTGCACCTCGGCCTGGATCTTCGACCGGCTGCACCTCGCCGGGGCGCGGATCGAGCGCGACACCGACCCCTGCGCCCTGCCCAAGGCCTGCAAGAACGCGGCGGAGCTGGCCGGCACCCGCGCCGCCCATGCCCGCGACGGGGCGGCGCTGGTGCGCTTCCTCCACTGGCTGTCGCGCGAGGCGCCGAAGGGCGGGCTGACCGAGATCGGCGCGGCCGAGGCGCTGCTGGCCAGCCGGCGGCAGGGCCGCCATTTCCGCGGCCTCAGCTTCGACACCATCGCCGGGTCGGGGCCGAACGGGGCGATCGTGCATTACCGCGTGACGCCGGCGACCGACCGGCGGCTGGAGCCCGGCAGCCTGTTCCTGCTGGACAGCGGCGCCCAGTATCTCGACGGCACCACCGACGTCACCCGCACCATCGCCATCGGCACCCCGACGGCGGAGATGCGCGACCGCTTCACCCGCGTGCTGAAGGGGCACATCGCCATCGCCACCGCCCGCTTCCCGCAGGGCACCACCGGCTCGCAGATCGACGTGCTGGCGCGGCTGCCGCTGTGGATGGCCGGGCTCGACTACGATCACGGCACCGGCCACGGCGTCGGCAGCTTCCTGTCGGTGCACGAGGGGCCGCAGCGCATCTCCAAGATCGCCAACACGGTCGCCCTGCAGCCCGGCATGATCCTGTCCAACGAGCCCGGCTACTACAAGGCCGGCGCCTACGGCATCCGGATCGAGAACCTGATCGTCGTCCGCCCGCTGGAGGAGCTGGGGGTGGAGCTTCCCGACGCCGAGCGGCCGATGCTCGGATTCGAGGAGCTGACCCTGGTGCCGATCGACCGCAGCCTGATCGACCGCGCGCTGCTCGGCGCGGAGGAGGCCGCCTGGATCGACCGCTACCACGCCCGCGTGCGCGACTCGCTGGCGCCTGTGCTGGACGCGGCCGACGCCGCCTGGCTGGAGCGGGCGACGGCGCCGCTCGACTCCGCTCCCTGA
- a CDS encoding TerB family tellurite resistance protein yields MLNRIRAFFDGGETDDHSEADDLHAAAAALLVEAARTDDTITQSERARILEVTRRHFDLSEEEAQDLLSAAVFDTEDVSPHHRYVSVIMERCPPDRRLWIIEMLWEVAYADGELHDLEASLLRRIGGLLHISDVERGEARKRVLQRLGLPEDTGLPI; encoded by the coding sequence ATGCTGAACCGGATCCGCGCGTTCTTCGACGGCGGCGAGACCGACGACCATAGCGAGGCGGACGACCTGCACGCCGCCGCCGCGGCCCTGCTGGTCGAGGCCGCCCGCACCGACGACACCATCACCCAGAGCGAGCGCGCCCGCATCCTGGAGGTCACCCGCCGCCACTTCGACCTCAGCGAGGAGGAGGCGCAGGACCTGCTCTCCGCCGCGGTGTTCGACACCGAGGACGTCTCCCCCCACCACCGCTACGTCAGCGTCATCATGGAGCGCTGCCCGCCCGACCGGCGGCTGTGGATCATCGAGATGCTGTGGGAGGTCGCCTACGCCGACGGCGAACTGCACGACCTGGAGGCCAGCCTGCTGCGGCGCATCGGCGGCCTGCTCCACATCTCCGACGTCGAGCGCGGCGAGGCGCGCAAGCGCGTGCTGCAGCGGCTCGGCCTGCCGGAGGATACCGGGCTTCCGATATAA
- a CDS encoding 50S ribosomal protein L11 methyltransferase, with translation MSRTAALWRIALVVPEAHAPAFAEAVGDHADAVSTFELEEGGNWLVEATVYGEPDEPRLTARVAVLAEAMGLPEPKLIVETLPPIDWVSHSYQGFPPIRAGRFFVHGSHHEGQVPAGSIGLLVDAATAFGTGEHGSTNGCLQALDRLSKKLRLPRGGRGGALDMGCGSGILALAVAKRWRIPVTAVDIDPEAVRVTRVNTAINGLKGRIRSQGGDGYHTPLVGRHKPYTLITANILARPLARMAPQLRRHLKKGGYAVLAGLLNRQERHVLQAHRSQGLRLVARIPVGEWTTLVVRR, from the coding sequence ATGTCCCGCACCGCCGCCCTCTGGCGCATCGCGCTCGTCGTTCCCGAAGCCCACGCGCCGGCCTTCGCCGAGGCGGTCGGCGACCATGCCGACGCGGTCTCGACCTTCGAGCTGGAGGAGGGCGGCAACTGGCTGGTCGAGGCGACCGTCTACGGCGAGCCGGACGAGCCGCGGCTGACCGCCCGCGTCGCCGTGCTGGCCGAGGCGATGGGCCTGCCCGAGCCCAAGCTGATCGTCGAGACGCTGCCGCCCATCGACTGGGTGTCGCACAGCTACCAGGGCTTCCCGCCGATCCGCGCCGGGCGCTTCTTCGTCCACGGCTCCCACCACGAGGGACAGGTGCCGGCCGGCAGCATCGGGCTGCTGGTCGACGCGGCGACCGCCTTCGGCACCGGCGAGCACGGCTCGACCAACGGCTGCCTGCAGGCGCTCGACCGGCTGTCGAAGAAGCTGAGGCTGCCGCGCGGCGGGCGGGGCGGGGCGCTCGACATGGGCTGCGGCTCCGGCATCCTGGCGCTGGCCGTCGCCAAGCGCTGGCGCATTCCCGTCACCGCGGTCGACATCGACCCCGAGGCGGTGCGCGTCACCCGCGTCAACACCGCCATCAACGGGCTGAAGGGCCGTATCCGCTCGCAGGGCGGCGACGGCTACCACACCCCCCTCGTCGGCCGGCACAAGCCCTACACCCTGATCACCGCCAACATCCTGGCCCGCCCGCTCGCCCGCATGGCGCCGCAGCTCCGCCGCCACCTGAAGAAGGGCGGCTATGCCGTGCTGGCCGGCCTGCTGAACCGGCAGGAGCGGCACGTCCTGCAGGCCCACCGCAGCCAGGGCCTGCGGCTGGTCGCCCGCATCCCGGTCGGCGAATGGACCACTCTTGTGGTGAGGCGCTGA
- a CDS encoding 3'-5' exonuclease produces MADGSRRPIEEVKPGDAVLSNYGSGDLRPALVLRTHAKEYRGSVVVIGTRGGRRLTSTPDHVHFAGYRLGLTPQTYFTYLMHKDGMGWRLGTSQVYTSGQVKPMVGFMQRLLQERADALWIVGTHGSENDARAEEYILSLRYQIPTLPFVPRKGRSEKGLVQDAKYLSRVFSAFDTDASAARLLADRGLPLGHPHHRPRSRNASRRNLVVTLCGDRRGPTPMHRISVVGNDEAGAAILKDLGFSVRSAKAGSASWRVETANKDYGQLLDDAARLGDAFGKLNLVRMARLGTNLGDVTEANSLPFTPAASVMPGMALFAEDGSYDIVTSVDRISYEGTVHDLDIEATHNFSADGIFTHNSIYAWRGAEIGNILRFETDFPGATIIKLEQNYRSTGHILSAASGLIANNQGRLGKTLWTEADKGEPVRVKAVWDGEEEARWVGEEIEALQRKGVPLSQVAVLVRAGFQTREFEERFITLGLPYKVLGGPRFYERQEIRDAMAYLRVVNSPDDDLAFERIINVPKRGVGPAALQCLYTAARNGGVPLTEAGWALTETDELKPKLRNTLRGLLQDFFRWRGLMATMPHTDLARMILDESGYTRMWQEDKTPEAPGRLENLKELITAMAEFENLPGFLEHVALVMENAEAAGIDQVTVMTLHGAKGLEFDHVFLPGWEEGVFPNQRALDETGIAGLEEERRLAYVGLTRARRKAYVSHAANRRLYGSWVSAVPSRFVEELPADDVEAEAATGLFAGAGAGGMPSGGAWGSSGGGFQSGFQSGFQFRGSQRQPPAPRTITLDQGAYAVAPAPAPTPPSPRAPASSTRSSATAPSSRWSRTSWRSTSSTPAARR; encoded by the coding sequence ATGGCCGACGGAAGCCGCCGGCCGATCGAGGAGGTCAAGCCGGGCGACGCCGTTCTTTCCAATTACGGGAGTGGCGATCTGCGCCCCGCCCTGGTCCTGCGGACCCACGCGAAGGAGTATCGCGGCAGCGTCGTCGTCATCGGGACGAGGGGCGGACGCCGACTGACCAGCACGCCTGATCATGTCCATTTCGCGGGCTATCGCCTCGGCCTGACGCCGCAGACCTACTTCACCTACCTGATGCACAAGGACGGGATGGGGTGGCGGCTCGGCACCTCGCAGGTCTACACCTCCGGGCAGGTCAAGCCGATGGTCGGCTTCATGCAGCGCCTGCTCCAGGAGCGGGCGGACGCGCTATGGATCGTTGGAACCCACGGGTCGGAGAACGACGCGCGGGCCGAGGAGTACATTCTCTCGCTCCGCTACCAGATCCCGACCCTTCCGTTCGTTCCGCGCAAGGGGAGGTCGGAGAAAGGCTTGGTCCAGGATGCGAAGTACCTGTCCCGCGTCTTCTCCGCCTTCGATACCGACGCCAGCGCCGCCCGGCTGCTCGCCGACCGCGGACTGCCGCTCGGACATCCACATCACCGTCCCCGCTCGCGCAATGCCAGCCGGCGCAATCTGGTCGTGACCCTGTGCGGCGACCGGCGCGGGCCGACGCCGATGCACCGCATCTCGGTCGTCGGCAACGACGAGGCCGGGGCGGCCATCCTGAAGGATCTCGGCTTCAGCGTCCGTTCGGCGAAGGCCGGATCCGCGAGCTGGCGGGTGGAGACGGCGAACAAGGATTACGGGCAGCTTCTCGATGACGCTGCGCGGCTGGGCGATGCCTTCGGCAAGCTGAACCTCGTTCGCATGGCCCGGCTGGGAACCAACCTGGGCGACGTCACGGAAGCGAACTCTCTGCCCTTCACGCCGGCGGCGTCGGTCATGCCGGGTATGGCGCTGTTCGCCGAGGATGGGAGCTACGACATCGTGACCTCGGTCGACCGCATCTCCTATGAGGGCACCGTCCACGACCTGGACATCGAGGCGACCCACAATTTCTCGGCGGACGGAATTTTCACGCACAACTCAATCTACGCCTGGCGCGGGGCGGAGATCGGCAACATCCTGCGCTTCGAGACCGACTTTCCCGGCGCCACCATCATCAAGCTGGAGCAGAACTACCGGTCGACCGGGCACATCCTCTCGGCCGCCTCCGGGCTGATCGCCAACAACCAGGGGCGGCTCGGCAAGACGCTGTGGACCGAGGCCGACAAGGGCGAGCCGGTGCGCGTCAAGGCGGTGTGGGACGGCGAGGAGGAGGCGCGCTGGGTCGGCGAGGAGATCGAGGCGCTGCAGCGCAAGGGCGTTCCCCTCTCGCAGGTCGCGGTTCTGGTGCGCGCCGGCTTCCAGACCCGCGAGTTCGAGGAGCGCTTCATCACGCTCGGCCTGCCCTACAAGGTGCTGGGCGGCCCGCGCTTCTACGAGCGGCAGGAAATCCGCGACGCGATGGCCTATCTCCGCGTCGTCAACTCGCCCGACGACGACCTCGCCTTCGAGCGCATCATCAACGTGCCCAAGCGCGGCGTCGGCCCGGCGGCGCTGCAGTGCCTCTACACCGCGGCGCGCAACGGCGGCGTGCCGCTGACCGAGGCCGGCTGGGCGCTGACCGAGACGGACGAGCTGAAGCCCAAGCTGCGCAACACGCTGCGCGGCCTGCTGCAGGACTTCTTCCGCTGGCGCGGGCTGATGGCGACGATGCCGCACACCGACCTCGCCCGCATGATCCTCGACGAGTCCGGCTACACCCGCATGTGGCAGGAGGACAAGACGCCCGAGGCCCCCGGCCGGCTGGAGAACCTGAAGGAGCTGATCACCGCCATGGCGGAGTTCGAGAACCTTCCGGGCTTCCTGGAGCATGTGGCACTGGTCATGGAGAATGCCGAGGCCGCCGGCATCGACCAGGTGACGGTGATGACTCTGCACGGCGCCAAGGGGCTGGAGTTCGACCACGTCTTCCTGCCCGGCTGGGAGGAGGGCGTCTTCCCCAACCAGCGGGCGCTGGACGAGACCGGCATCGCCGGGCTGGAGGAGGAGCGGCGGCTCGCCTATGTCGGGCTGACGCGCGCCCGGCGGAAGGCCTATGTCAGCCACGCCGCCAACCGCCGCCTCTACGGCAGCTGGGTCAGCGCCGTGCCCTCGCGCTTCGTCGAGGAGCTTCCCGCCGACGACGTCGAGGCGGAGGCGGCGACCGGCCTGTTCGCCGGGGCCGGAGCGGGGGGCATGCCCTCGGGCGGCGCCTGGGGCTCGTCGGGGGGCGGCTTCCAGTCGGGCTTCCAGTCAGGCTTCCAATTCAGGGGCAGCCAGCGCCAGCCCCCGGCGCCGCGCACCATCACGCTGGACCAGGGGGCCTACGCCGTCGCCCCCGCGCCCGCCCCGACGCCCCCTTCGCCAAGGGCGCCCGCGTCTTCCACCAGAAGTTCGGCTACGGCACCGTCGTCGCGGTGGAGCAGGACAAGCTGGAGATCGACTTCGAGCACGCCGGCCGCAAGAAGGTGA
- a CDS encoding LuxR C-terminal-related transcriptional regulator, with the protein MDPVKVFLIDTNKLFREGMKRLFEGSPFRVVGEAGSLREGVPAVEAAGNTPDLILIDLANGGEDEVDAMRALRARHPDLKMVILTTELCTRRLSGALGAGAGGYLMKDIACESLMQSLKLVMMGEKVFPTHLAELLISGRTEEMTTEVPARRKGLSQREVQILRCLLNGNSNKMIANHLNITEATVKVHLKSLLRKINASNRTQAAIWALNNGIGDQAEPAVPATMA; encoded by the coding sequence ATGGATCCCGTAAAGGTATTCCTCATCGATACGAACAAGCTCTTTCGCGAAGGCATGAAGCGGCTGTTCGAAGGAAGCCCGTTCAGGGTCGTCGGCGAGGCCGGCAGCCTGCGCGAAGGCGTTCCGGCCGTTGAGGCGGCGGGCAACACCCCCGATCTGATCCTGATCGATCTCGCCAACGGCGGCGAGGACGAGGTGGACGCGATGCGCGCGCTGCGGGCCCGGCATCCGGATCTGAAGATGGTGATCCTCACCACCGAGCTGTGCACCCGCCGCCTGTCGGGCGCGCTGGGCGCCGGCGCCGGCGGTTACCTGATGAAGGACATCGCCTGCGAATCGCTGATGCAGTCGCTGAAGCTGGTGATGATGGGCGAGAAGGTGTTCCCGACCCACCTCGCCGAGCTGCTGATCAGCGGCCGCACCGAGGAGATGACCACCGAGGTGCCGGCCCGCCGCAAGGGCCTGTCGCAGCGCGAGGTGCAGATCCTGCGCTGCCTGCTGAACGGCAACAGCAACAAGATGATCGCCAACCACCTGAACATCACCGAGGCGACGGTCAAGGTCCACCTGAAGAGCCTGCTGCGCAAGATCAACGCCTCGAACCGCACCCAGGCCGCCATCTGGGCGCTGAACAACGGCATCGGCGACCAGGCCGAGCCCGCCGTGCCCGCCACCATGGCCTGA
- a CDS encoding LuxR C-terminal-related transcriptional regulator, whose amino-acid sequence MNVLIADDHLLFRDGLRRLLAQFDPDMTFSEASTYDEVRAMCDGSTPFDLILLDLGMPGWNGFSALGDIHARLPKALLVVVSGSERRSDLLAALENGAAGYIPKSSSAKVLMGALQLVLAGGIYLPEQAIRGGDRFDFSQPVDAINDETAQALSSGAADQLTPRQRDVLARLRDGKSNKQIAHELGLTEGTVKVHVTAILRHLGVRNRTQAALTAQSL is encoded by the coding sequence ATGAACGTGCTGATCGCCGATGACCATCTCCTGTTCCGGGACGGGCTGCGCCGCCTGCTGGCTCAGTTCGACCCGGACATGACCTTCTCCGAGGCCAGCACCTATGACGAGGTGCGCGCGATGTGCGACGGCAGCACGCCCTTCGACCTGATCCTGCTGGACCTCGGCATGCCCGGCTGGAACGGCTTCTCGGCGCTGGGCGACATCCATGCCAGGCTGCCGAAGGCGCTGCTGGTGGTGGTCTCGGGATCGGAGCGGCGGTCGGACCTGCTGGCGGCGCTGGAGAACGGGGCCGCCGGCTACATCCCGAAATCCTCCAGCGCCAAGGTGCTGATGGGCGCCCTGCAGCTCGTGCTGGCCGGCGGCATCTATCTGCCGGAACAGGCGATCCGCGGCGGCGACCGCTTCGACTTCTCCCAGCCGGTCGATGCGATCAACGACGAGACGGCGCAGGCGCTGTCCTCGGGGGCGGCCGACCAGCTCACGCCCCGCCAGCGCGACGTGCTGGCCCGCCTGCGCGACGGCAAGTCGAACAAGCAGATCGCCCACGAGCTGGGGCTGACCGAAGGCACGGTGAAGGTCCACGTCACCGCCATCCTCCGCCATCTCGGCGTGCGCAACCGCACCCAGGCGGCGCTGACCGCGCAGAGCCTGTGA
- a CDS encoding YccF domain-containing protein, with protein sequence MPLLSLILNILWVLTGGLWMAAAWLLAALLMVVSIIGIPWARSALTIAWYALLPFGQTAVRRDEFRGREDIGTGALGFLGNVVWFVFAGWWLALGHLITAAGLAITIIGIPWAWAHLKLALLALWPVGTEIVTTDEMDMRRRAMGRY encoded by the coding sequence ATGCCCCTGCTCAGCCTGATCCTCAACATCCTCTGGGTCCTCACCGGCGGCCTGTGGATGGCCGCGGCCTGGCTGCTCGCGGCCCTGCTGATGGTGGTGTCCATCATCGGCATTCCCTGGGCCCGCTCGGCGCTGACCATCGCGTGGTATGCCCTGCTTCCCTTTGGGCAAACCGCCGTCCGCCGGGATGAGTTCCGCGGCCGCGAAGACATCGGCACCGGCGCGCTCGGATTCCTCGGCAACGTGGTGTGGTTCGTCTTCGCCGGCTGGTGGCTGGCGCTCGGCCATCTGATCACCGCCGCCGGCCTCGCCATCACCATCATCGGCATCCCCTGGGCCTGGGCCCACCTGAAGCTGGCGCTGCTCGCCCTGTGGCCGGTCGGCACGGAGATCGTCACGACCGACGAGATGGACATGCGCCGCCGCGCCATGGGACGCTACTGA
- a CDS encoding DUF3095 family protein, which translates to MGYLPAIHDFAAEAADPSRYARLDGDWSLAVADVVGSTRLAGEGRDREVNFVAAAVVAVLSRAVAQPPHPVACQFGGDGAIAAVPPGKAAAARGALAALAHWSAEELGIPLRVGLVPVAALLAQGLEVMAALHEFGNGNAFGLFLGSGVGEADRWVKEEARWRIDPAAGPLPGLEEVSCRWSPVPPRRGTVLCVIVDAVDPGPAGIAALAGVQQAIERIVPTAFAAPLGGGGTLRPGWPPDWRALRLEARGGRPGEGVRRVAAALAKSAILCLLLALRLRLGTFDPQRYRRDLATRSDFRKAAGGPRLVLDVTGAEAAEIEGLLARSAAAGVIRYGTARAEATTITCLVGDLAADRHVHFVDGAALGFWRASVMLKAMKAVPAGTPVPAEAP; encoded by the coding sequence TTGGGATACCTGCCGGCCATCCACGACTTCGCCGCGGAGGCGGCCGATCCCTCCCGCTATGCCCGGCTGGACGGCGACTGGTCGCTCGCCGTCGCCGACGTCGTCGGCAGCACCCGGCTGGCGGGGGAGGGGCGCGACCGCGAGGTGAACTTCGTCGCCGCCGCCGTCGTGGCCGTGCTGTCCCGGGCGGTGGCGCAGCCGCCGCATCCCGTCGCCTGCCAGTTCGGCGGCGACGGCGCCATCGCCGCCGTGCCGCCCGGCAAGGCCGCCGCGGCGCGCGGGGCGCTGGCGGCGCTGGCCCACTGGTCGGCGGAGGAACTCGGCATTCCCCTGCGCGTCGGCCTCGTCCCGGTCGCCGCCCTGCTGGCGCAGGGGCTGGAGGTGATGGCGGCGCTGCACGAGTTCGGGAACGGCAACGCCTTCGGCCTCTTCCTCGGCAGCGGCGTGGGGGAGGCCGACCGCTGGGTGAAGGAGGAGGCGCGCTGGCGGATCGACCCCGCCGCCGGCCCGCTGCCCGGTCTGGAGGAGGTGTCCTGCCGCTGGAGCCCGGTGCCGCCGCGCCGCGGCACGGTGCTGTGCGTCATCGTCGATGCGGTCGATCCCGGCCCGGCGGGCATCGCGGCGCTGGCCGGCGTGCAGCAGGCGATCGAGCGCATCGTGCCGACCGCCTTCGCCGCGCCGCTGGGCGGCGGCGGGACGCTGCGGCCGGGCTGGCCGCCGGACTGGCGGGCGCTGCGGCTGGAGGCGCGGGGCGGCCGTCCGGGCGAGGGGGTGCGGCGGGTGGCCGCGGCGCTGGCGAAGTCGGCGATCCTCTGCCTGCTGCTGGCGCTTCGCCTCAGGCTCGGCACCTTCGATCCCCAGCGCTACCGCCGCGACCTCGCCACCCGCTCCGACTTCCGCAAGGCGGCGGGCGGCCCGCGCCTCGTGCTCGACGTCACCGGGGCGGAGGCGGCGGAGATCGAGGGGCTGCTGGCCCGGTCGGCGGCGGCGGGCGTGATCCGCTACGGCACCGCGCGGGCGGAGGCGACGACGATCACCTGCCTCGTCGGCGACCTCGCCGCCGACCGCCATGTCCATTTCGTCGACGGCGCCGCGCTGGGCTTCTGGCGGGCGTCGGTCATGCTGAAGGCGATGAAGGCGGTCCCCGCCGGAACGCCGGTTCCGGCGGAAGCCCCATAG